The following coding sequences lie in one Ctenopharyngodon idella isolate HZGC_01 chromosome 11, HZGC01, whole genome shotgun sequence genomic window:
- the nrtn gene encoding neurturin — MKLWKFAAIGLILCGATLPLIVLKTSPSSRALPPPPHHRASSSSFSPPSSSFTPSNSSPSIGVGGRQRRIRSADGGNSFVSEFMEMFQSFTEGELKQVIGTLVERKARRDSQQSKRTKRAKKRAKPCSLQDVEVTVSQLGLGYVSDETIVFHYCSGKCTTSRKNYDLTLAFMKRSRLLTKEQKDKARHSPCCRPTAYEKDISFLDNFSQYHTIQEFSAQACGCV, encoded by the exons ATGAAGTTATGGAAGTTTGCTGCCATCGGCCTGATTCTCTGTGGTGCTACACTCCCCCTGATTGTCCTTAAAACCAGTCCCTCCTCCAGAGCCCTGCCCCCTCCTCCCCACCACAGAGCTTCATCCTCATCATTTTCACCACCATCATCTTCATTTACACCCAGTAATTCGTCACCTTCCATTGGGGTAGGTGGGCGACAACGGAGGATCAGATCAGCTGACGGAGGAAACTCTTTTGTCTCAGAAT TCATGGAGATGTTCCAGAGTTTCACAGAGGGCGAGCTGAAGCAGGTCATTGGGACACTGGTGGAAAGGAAAGCCCGTAGAGATTCCCAGCAGAGCAAAAGGACTAAACGGGCTAAAAAGAGAGCCAAACCCTGCTCGCTGCAGGATGTGGAGGTGACGGTCAGTCAGCTGGGGTTGGGCTACGTCAGTGACGAGACTATAGTCTTCCATTACTGCAGCGGAAAGTGCACCACTAGTCGCAAAAACTATGACCTGACGCTGGCGTTCATGAAGCGCTCACGGCTGCTCACAAAAGAACAGAAGGACAAGGCTCGCCACAGCCCCTGCTGTCGGCCCACCGCGTATGAGAAGGACATCTCCTTCCTCGATAACTTCAGTCAATACCACACAATCCAAGAGTTTTCGGCCCAAGCATGTGGGTGCGTCTGA